The genomic DNA GTTGCTGGTAATCCGCAGTGGCAGCGAACGAACTCGAACAACGAGGATGCGGGCAAGGCCGACGGGTGGAGCATCGGGAACAACAAGCTTTGGAAGAATACCCTCTCCACCTCGTGGTCAACGGACTCCCTTCCCTGGCAGATCGCCATCCACGGCACTGCGGTGACCCCGGTGACGGTGACGGTGCCGAGCGATTTACAGACGACGCTGGTCGGCAATACCGGGCAGAGCAACGACGGCACCCAGGACTTTACCCTCCATGTCCGCCAGCAGTTCACCACCGGCAGTAATGCTGGCGGCTACAGGCTGACCAGCGTGACGGTCCCGTACACCGGCTCGGCCCCGGCAGCGAGTTCGCACGACATCCTGATTTTTTCGAGCGTGAATAAGGGCAATTTGGGCACCTCCCTGGGCACGCTTTCCTACGGTTCGGTGTCCGGCACCACCGTCACCTACGATGCACCGGAGGGGGGCATCGACCTCGACCCCGGGACGCACTATTTCGTCTTCTTCGACCCGCAGTCCAATCCTTCCGGTTCACAACTTCGGACAACGAACTCGCACAACGAGGACTCGGGTGCGGCTGACGGGTGGGGCATCCACAACAACCGCGGGACTTGGGCCGGACCGGGCAAACCTTGGAATTTTCCCGTCGCCCCCTGGCAGATCGCCATCCAGGGCTCTACTCTGGTTCAGAAGCCTGTTACCGCCCTGGAGGTGGACGGCGCCAGCCTGACGGTGATCTACGACAAGTCCCTCGATCCGACCAGCCTGCCGGATCCGGACCGGTTCACGCTGCTCGAACCCGAACTCGAAGATGACGGCAACGGCAATAAGGTGGCGGTGGAATACGGCCGGGTCGTCGCGGTGGCGGTGTCGGGCAAGCAGCTGGTGCTGACCCTGAACGGTGCGGCGGCCCCCTGCGACACGTTCACGCTGAGCTACAGCAGGAGCGAGACGGAGAGGAACGTCCAGACGTTCTCCGGCCACGAGGCGCCCGATCTCGAGGCGGAGCCGGTGACCAACCTGCAGGCGGGCCGGTGCGATACCCCCCAGGTGGTGGTGCAGAACGGCGGCCCGTCGGGCAACAGCGGCGGCACACCGGGCAAGCAGGGCAAGAGCCTGACGGTGAAGTTCGACCGCCCGCTCGACACCGGCAAGGCGCTGAAGGCGACGGCGTTCGGCCTGGCGGCGGCGTCGGGCGGAGCGCCTCCGGCGGTCGAGGGCGCGGCGTACACCGAGAGCGGCGCCGGGGTGGCGCTGACCCTGGCGCGCGCGCTGGAGAGCGGCGAGACGGTCACGCTGGGCTACACCCGGCAGCGGGGCGACCCCGGGCTGTGGAACGCCGAGGGCAACCAGATCGCGGACTTCTCCGGGGTGGCGGTGCCGGTCGGTACCTCCGGGTCTCCGGCGGTGACCGGGGTCGAGGTGGTCTCGGACTCAGGAAGCGACGGCACCTACGCGCTCGGCGAGACGATCCGCGTGCGCGTGACGTTCAGCGAGGCGGTCGAGGTGGACACGGCGGGCGGCACGCCGCGCCTCAGGATCGACATGGACCCGGCGGCGCACTGGGGCATGAAGTGGATGGCCTGGGAGAGCGGCAGCGGCACGGCGGAGCTGGTCTTCGCCTACGAAGTCGTGCAGCCCAACGAGTCCACGCAGGGCATCGCGGTGCTGGCGGACACGCTGGAGGCGAACGGCGGCGCGATCCGCTCGGCGTCGACGGGCGCGGACGCGCAGCTCGGGCATGACGGCCTGGACCACGACCCGGCCCACAAGGTCGACTGGCGGCTGACGCCGGCGCCGGCGGGGA from Deltaproteobacteria bacterium includes the following:
- a CDS encoding SwmB domain-containing protein, with the protein product LDPDSVPATTDFGVKLDSNAAVTPNAVAIEDKTVLLTVDLAKAPGDQGGDVTYTEADVSYTKGTNPIRDPAGNEAAAFTGLERTGLAAKVDVEAAGTPEAVAGTVTSGEAMLVSNTGQTRWGQDRFTYDIAQPFTTGSAISYKLTKLVVPYVTSGSAPPATSHTIKIHASNSSNRPGTSLGTLTYGTVSRAIVGNQTVDTVTYTASGEGIALEAGTTYFAVLDTNGGAVAGNPQWQRTNSNNEDAGKADGWSIGNNKLWKNTLSTSWSTDSLPWQIAIHGTAVTPVTVTVPSDLQTTLVGNTGQSNDGTQDFTLHVRQQFTTGSNAGGYRLTSVTVPYTGSAPAASSHDILIFSSVNKGNLGTSLGTLSYGSVSGTTVTYDAPEGGIDLDPGTHYFVFFDPQSNPSGSQLRTTNSHNEDSGAADGWGIHNNRGTWAGPGKPWNFPVAPWQIAIQGSTLVQKPVTALEVDGASLTVIYDKSLDPTSLPDPDRFTLLEPELEDDGNGNKVAVEYGRVVAVAVSGKQLVLTLNGAAAPCDTFTLSYSRSETERNVQTFSGHEAPDLEAEPVTNLQAGRCDTPQVVVQNGGPSGNSGGTPGKQGKSLTVKFDRPLDTGKALKATAFGLAAASGGAPPAVEGAAYTESGAGVALTLARALESGETVTLGYTRQRGDPGLWNAEGNQIADFSGVAVPVGTSGSPAVTGVEVVSDSGSDGTYALGETIRVRVTFSEAVEVDTAGGTPRLRIDMDPAAHWGMKWMAWESGSGTAELVFAYEVVQPNESTQGIAVLADTLEANGGAIRSASTGADAQLGHDGLDHDPAHKVDWRLTPAPAGTASVTGVEGVSDSGNDDTYALGETIRVRGTFREAVEVDTAGGAPRLDIDMDPAHWGTKRAAYESGSGTASLTFAH